The following are encoded together in the Streptomyces tsukubensis genome:
- a CDS encoding alpha/beta hydrolase: MFLAVTCNDAEWPDDINTYRQGVAEDRERYPLYGAATANITPCAFWPYTPAEPPVEVDAEGPRNVLLLQNRRDASTPHLGGKMLREKFGDRARLISVDDSGHGVYVLGRNSCALNTTTRYLVEGEMPTKDASCRAD, encoded by the coding sequence GTGTTCCTCGCCGTCACCTGTAACGACGCCGAGTGGCCCGACGACATCAACACCTACCGGCAAGGCGTCGCCGAGGACCGCGAACGCTACCCGCTGTACGGCGCCGCCACCGCCAACATCACCCCCTGCGCCTTCTGGCCGTACACCCCCGCTGAACCGCCCGTGGAGGTCGACGCCGAAGGCCCGCGCAACGTGCTGCTCCTACAGAACCGGCGGGACGCGTCGACGCCGCACCTGGGCGGGAAGATGCTGCGGGAGAAGTTCGGCGACCGCGCCCGGCTGATCAGCGTCGACGACAGCGGGCACGGTGTCTACGTCCTGGGCCGGAACTCCTGCGCGTTGAACACCACCACGCGCTACCTCGTCGAGGGCGAGATGCCCACGAAGGACGCGTCCTGCCGCGCGGATTGA
- a CDS encoding WXG100 family type VII secretion target produces MSEYQVTPAEVSFAAASCDATATEVATQLATLRTYVVNLEASWQGVAAVTFQNLMQEYDVYSKMLHEALTDIGSGLRGNYVNYSESEQANLNSIKAIQAGLPSANLT; encoded by the coding sequence TTGTCCGAGTATCAGGTAACACCGGCCGAGGTCTCGTTCGCCGCGGCCTCTTGCGATGCCACAGCGACCGAGGTCGCGACGCAGTTGGCGACATTGCGAACGTATGTGGTCAATCTGGAGGCCTCTTGGCAGGGCGTCGCCGCGGTGACGTTCCAGAACCTCATGCAGGAGTACGACGTGTACTCGAAGATGCTTCACGAGGCACTGACCGACATCGGCAGCGGACTGCGCGGCAACTACGTCAACTACTCCGAGTCCGAGCAGGCCAACCTCAACTCGATCAAGGCCATCCAGGCCGGGTTGCCGTCGGCGAACCTCACCTGA
- a CDS encoding RICIN domain-containing protein, whose translation MLPTTYRGLATTAVLAFTFAVPSAGPAAAAPSAGQITMLRTQSPDFDNRCVGSSRAGRTYFQTCDPSSARQRWEWITAGRFFHMRNQGTGRCAADRDKQMVTEPCDTGNLKQRWSPKDTPHGVHILNKSTGRYLNYKGRAATIHTQGGSGSASPWQTPIVP comes from the coding sequence ATGCTGCCTACGACTTACCGTGGTCTGGCCACCACAGCCGTCCTCGCGTTCACGTTCGCCGTGCCCAGTGCCGGACCCGCGGCAGCAGCACCCAGTGCTGGGCAGATCACCATGCTCCGAACCCAAAGCCCCGACTTCGACAACCGGTGCGTCGGCAGCAGCCGCGCGGGTCGGACCTACTTCCAGACCTGCGACCCCTCCAGCGCCCGTCAGCGTTGGGAATGGATCACAGCAGGCAGGTTCTTCCACATGCGTAACCAGGGGACCGGCCGCTGCGCCGCCGACCGGGACAAGCAGATGGTCACCGAACCCTGCGACACCGGCAACCTCAAGCAGCGGTGGTCGCCCAAGGACACCCCGCACGGCGTCCACATCCTCAACAAGTCAACGGGCCGCTACCTCAACTACAAGGGGCGCGCGGCAACCATCCACACCCAGGGCGGTTCCGGGAGTGCCTCGCCCTGGCAGACACCCATCGTCCCCTGA
- a CDS encoding WXG100 family type VII secretion target: MSNIDNSSILVKQELAAAGTYVGGVSTQITEELSKLIALLQPIQETWTGSAATYYEGLQQEWNFAANGLFGPDGVLGQIAHAMNINWANYSEAEWANTKTWQHK, encoded by the coding sequence GTGTCGAACATCGATAACTCAAGCATCCTGGTCAAGCAGGAACTCGCTGCCGCGGGCACGTACGTCGGCGGTGTGTCCACGCAGATCACGGAAGAGCTGAGCAAGCTCATCGCGCTGCTCCAGCCCATCCAGGAAACCTGGACCGGCAGCGCGGCCACGTACTACGAAGGACTGCAGCAGGAGTGGAACTTCGCCGCGAACGGACTGTTCGGCCCGGACGGAGTGCTCGGCCAGATCGCCCACGCCATGAACATCAACTGGGCCAACTACTCCGAGGCGGAGTGGGCGAACACCAAGACGTGGCAGCACAAGTGA
- a CDS encoding EsaB/YukD family protein, which translates to MDEHCRITVVGERRQVDLAVPAGAPIASYVGTLARLCEQEEADIMPSAWSLATETTEPFAPEWSLTELGIVDGQVLYLRDMIADEYTEPVVRDVGEQVAQAAQGPLDHHWNARTRTIALTVLGLGWLVATLIVVAVRDQVSPGALAAEALAAGLVLPGLAWIAAERAWRLPRALSAALALCAVPVLALVAQTLAATNWGERMDGPHAPMTSAGLTTCALVVGALVGAFLAYAGAPGVATAAVLVGAVVAAVLGCFLAWMKADTVQSAAVVAVVAFGLLTVAPALVGRIVAFVSRRAEARRPASRTEDTVAAAVRSATVLLVLWSGALAAVLATTLVVLADSRSAYAAGAAGCLGLALLLRAGAVRLVAEVVPVGLAGVVGLFALLLVGSGHFGWPAYAGPLYGGVTAAALLIYGFRRAVRRPELPPMRRPQWLTGLGTVLAGVSVALTAGTLGLADWLLDLGRHM; encoded by the coding sequence GTGGATGAGCACTGCCGCATCACCGTTGTCGGTGAGCGTCGCCAGGTGGATCTCGCGGTACCCGCGGGGGCCCCGATCGCCTCGTACGTCGGCACCCTGGCCCGCCTGTGCGAGCAGGAGGAAGCGGACATCATGCCGTCGGCGTGGTCCTTGGCCACGGAGACGACCGAACCGTTCGCCCCCGAGTGGTCGCTGACCGAGCTGGGCATCGTCGACGGCCAAGTCCTCTACCTGCGCGACATGATCGCCGACGAGTACACAGAACCGGTCGTCCGCGATGTCGGTGAACAGGTCGCCCAGGCGGCCCAAGGCCCCCTCGACCATCACTGGAACGCCCGCACCCGGACCATCGCCCTGACGGTACTCGGACTCGGCTGGCTCGTCGCCACTCTGATCGTGGTCGCTGTACGGGACCAGGTGAGCCCCGGTGCACTGGCCGCCGAGGCCCTGGCGGCCGGCCTCGTACTGCCGGGCCTGGCATGGATCGCGGCGGAGCGCGCGTGGCGGCTGCCGCGGGCACTGAGCGCGGCGCTGGCGCTGTGCGCGGTGCCGGTCCTGGCGCTGGTCGCCCAGACCCTGGCCGCCACGAACTGGGGCGAGCGGATGGACGGCCCGCACGCGCCCATGACCTCGGCCGGTCTCACCACCTGCGCCCTCGTCGTCGGCGCCCTGGTCGGCGCGTTCCTGGCGTACGCCGGAGCGCCCGGTGTGGCCACGGCCGCCGTGCTGGTCGGGGCAGTGGTCGCGGCCGTGCTGGGCTGCTTTCTGGCCTGGATGAAGGCGGACACCGTCCAATCGGCGGCGGTCGTCGCCGTCGTCGCGTTCGGGCTGCTGACGGTCGCGCCCGCACTGGTGGGCCGCATCGTGGCCTTCGTCAGCCGGCGGGCAGAAGCGCGGAGACCCGCTTCACGGACCGAGGACACGGTCGCGGCGGCCGTGCGTTCCGCCACAGTCCTGCTGGTGCTCTGGAGTGGTGCCCTCGCCGCGGTACTGGCGACCACTCTGGTCGTGCTCGCCGACTCACGATCGGCCTACGCCGCGGGGGCGGCGGGCTGCCTCGGCCTCGCGCTGCTGCTGCGCGCCGGGGCGGTGCGTCTGGTCGCGGAGGTGGTGCCGGTCGGGCTCGCCGGTGTGGTCGGACTGTTCGCGCTGCTGCTCGTCGGCTCGGGGCATTTCGGGTGGCCGGCCTACGCCGGACCGCTCTACGGCGGAGTGACAGCCGCCGCGCTGCTCATCTACGGATTCCGGCGGGCGGTGCGACGCCCCGAGCTGCCGCCCATGAGGCGCCCGCAGTGGCTGACGGGACTCGGCACGGTGCTGGCAGGCGTCAGTGTCGCGCTGACGGCGGGGACGCTCGGTCTGGCCGACTGGCTCCTCGACCTCGGTCGGCACATGTGA
- a CDS encoding protein kinase family protein has translation MAEPFEEASHHLGGAPWDDGSSTGPFPCCPTRARAAAEEACGGPVGLAEVTHRRGAAVWKATVHAGTSVAVKAGYGEVRTVTAREAEALRLLPGYRVVSGQDDDVGWFVTPWLSGPSTWEVFRPVREGGPDRGGVLEAADGLCRAVAALHALGWVHSDLQPDHGILTDDGVRLIDLSWALRPGSAPDGAFRGGIPHLVAPELSARLALAQHPVTPTAAADVYALAGTLWACVTGRWPLDYRAEGIDPTQLTCAELHAVIAGRRLPLDDCTRWPAMRDTLRPVLLGHADDRPAAAELAGMIRAVDPPPAAEGRAGV, from the coding sequence ATGGCCGAGCCGTTCGAAGAGGCCAGCCACCATCTGGGCGGAGCGCCTTGGGATGACGGCTCGTCCACGGGCCCGTTCCCGTGCTGCCCCACACGTGCGCGGGCGGCGGCCGAGGAGGCCTGCGGCGGGCCGGTAGGGCTCGCGGAGGTCACCCACCGGCGTGGAGCCGCGGTGTGGAAGGCCACCGTTCACGCCGGAACATCCGTGGCGGTGAAGGCCGGGTACGGGGAGGTGCGGACGGTGACCGCGCGGGAAGCGGAGGCACTGCGTCTCCTGCCCGGCTACCGAGTGGTCTCCGGGCAGGACGATGACGTGGGGTGGTTCGTGACCCCGTGGCTCTCCGGCCCGTCCACGTGGGAGGTCTTCCGGCCGGTGCGCGAGGGCGGGCCGGACCGGGGCGGGGTACTGGAGGCGGCCGACGGCCTGTGCCGGGCCGTAGCGGCACTGCACGCTCTGGGGTGGGTCCACAGCGACCTGCAACCCGACCACGGCATCCTCACCGATGACGGGGTCAGGCTGATCGACCTCTCCTGGGCGCTGCGGCCGGGGTCCGCCCCTGACGGCGCTTTCCGGGGTGGCATACCCCACCTCGTCGCCCCCGAACTCTCGGCCCGACTCGCTCTCGCCCAGCACCCCGTGACCCCGACCGCCGCCGCAGACGTCTACGCCTTGGCCGGAACTCTCTGGGCCTGCGTCACGGGCCGTTGGCCGCTCGACTACCGGGCGGAGGGGATCGACCCGACACAGCTCACCTGCGCCGAACTCCACGCCGTCATCGCCGGCCGACGTCTTCCCCTGGACGACTGCACACGGTGGCCCGCGATGCGAGACACGCTGCGCCCGGTCCTCCTGGGCCACGCCGACGACCGGCCGGCTGCCGCGGAACTCGCCGGAATGATCAGAGCCGTCGATCCGCCTCCTGCGGCAGAAGGGAGGGCAGGCGTATGA
- a CDS encoding LuxR C-terminal-related transcriptional regulator: MLDIAIVEHHNLVRRGLVDLVSEASDGPLLRVVSVVAEPWQLDPAAPAPDVIILGPSPVAEKDLPDTVAELAPRGRILVVSDFTGAPRVAGALRAGAYGCVSRRVDDEELLLAVRTVARGGLHVSPGLAPKLHAELGQSTTASLPALARRERETLGWLASGLTHGQIARRMDLTEATVSTYVKRIKNKLNVGNKADLTRKAIELGLLHDGAA; this comes from the coding sequence ATGTTGGACATTGCAATTGTCGAGCATCACAATCTCGTACGCCGCGGGCTGGTCGATCTGGTCTCGGAGGCCTCGGACGGTCCGCTGCTGCGGGTCGTCAGTGTGGTGGCCGAGCCCTGGCAACTGGATCCGGCCGCGCCGGCCCCCGACGTGATCATCCTGGGTCCTTCCCCCGTGGCGGAGAAGGACCTCCCGGATACCGTCGCCGAACTCGCGCCGCGCGGACGGATACTGGTGGTCTCGGACTTCACCGGAGCCCCCCGCGTGGCCGGTGCGCTGCGCGCGGGCGCGTACGGCTGTGTGTCCCGTCGCGTCGATGACGAAGAACTTCTGCTCGCTGTCCGTACGGTGGCCAGAGGTGGGCTTCATGTCTCGCCGGGACTCGCTCCCAAACTCCATGCCGAGCTGGGACAGTCCACCACCGCGTCGCTTCCCGCTCTCGCCCGCCGCGAGAGGGAGACACTCGGCTGGCTCGCGTCGGGGCTGACCCATGGCCAGATAGCCCGGCGTATGGATCTCACGGAAGCCACGGTCAGCACGTACGTGAAGCGCATCAAGAACAAGCTCAACGTCGGAAACAAGGCCGACCTCACCAGAAAAGCGATCGAGCTCGGGCTGCTCCATGACGGCGCCGCGTAG
- a CDS encoding EF-hand domain-containing protein produces the protein MTSAVKSQKFSILFDWIDQGGDGQLTRGDLRSMAGLFTGLAADGDDANVTAMRDAFEEMWRLLVKHGDTDGDGQVSRQEFIAVMEANITSPQHFESAVLAIADALVKALDTDGDGVLNRDEYVRMYTSLGIPQEHSGEAFTRLDRDGDGTISHAEFRTAITEFYLSADVDAPGNWLIGPFGPSA, from the coding sequence ATGACCAGTGCTGTGAAGAGCCAGAAGTTCAGCATCCTCTTCGACTGGATCGACCAGGGCGGGGACGGGCAGCTCACCCGCGGCGATCTCCGCAGCATGGCCGGGCTGTTCACCGGTCTGGCCGCGGACGGCGACGACGCGAATGTCACCGCCATGCGGGACGCCTTCGAGGAGATGTGGCGCCTCCTGGTCAAGCACGGCGACACCGATGGGGACGGGCAGGTCTCCCGGCAGGAGTTCATCGCCGTGATGGAGGCCAACATCACCTCTCCACAGCACTTCGAGAGCGCCGTCCTCGCGATCGCCGACGCGCTGGTGAAGGCGCTCGACACCGATGGCGACGGGGTGTTGAACCGCGACGAGTACGTCCGCATGTACACCTCGCTGGGGATCCCGCAGGAGCATTCCGGCGAGGCGTTCACCAGGCTCGACCGGGATGGGGACGGTACGATCAGCCACGCGGAGTTCCGCACGGCGATCACCGAGTTCTACCTCAGCGCCGACGTCGACGCTCCGGGCAACTGGCTGATCGGTCCCTTCGGGCCGTCCGCCTGA